In the Gasterosteus aculeatus chromosome X, fGasAcu3.hap1.1, whole genome shotgun sequence genome, one interval contains:
- the acanb gene encoding brevican core protein, with product MTPLLLLCVSLPLISATVLFEPENQDELDGTLRVSIPVEMPLRPLLGSKVVVPCYFQENTVNDPGAPTVAPLSHRIKWTYVTKERVTTILVASRGKIKVEAEYLDRVTMINYPLVSTDATLEITELRSKDSGIYRCEVMHGIEDSYDSVHIEVQGIVFHYRAISTRYTLTFEKAKAACIQNSATIATPAQLQAAYDDGYHQCDAGWLSDQTVRYPIHEPRERCFGDKEDFPGVRTYGVRDVNETYDVYCFAEKLSGRVFYSMSVEKFSFYEAVDQCAKLGARLATTGELYLAWKAGMDVCNAGWLADRSVRYPINIARPQCGGGLLGVRTVYLFPNQTGYPNPDSRYEAVCFGDGEVTVDESTTPFPDIIRMTPEPRKYPGVTLSPGREEFKHGEIDTFTPVPIPPSVTDQDAAMAPTGVVFHYRSITGRYTLTFMEAQQACQSIGAVIASSLQLQAAFEKGLHQCDAGWLGDQTVRYPIVSPRDNCAGNLPHLPGVRSYGVRPASERYDVFCYVERLRGEVFFTSDYDSFSYEEAVQHCQKLNTTLATTGQLFAAWNQGLDKCRPGWLMDRSVRYPITTPRSHCGGGQVGVHIIYTYPNQTGFPDEHSRYDAYCFKAEVPVVQFANETGVNLTIVTVDFINKTKVTVDYFAPTVETTGHDSENVNITNIDNGTIIKPQEAVQIVAYRLPPVPVEVSCSGSADDSASGEGSGESSTSGTSGDASGSGQTIVFSGSTDVFSGDQSASGGPQEAEGGSAFLITSGELGSASGSGEGVDTQHSGFSVSGSGFISGSGDISGSGGDSVIIMVHRKMNKVSKTHQKLTKQELGQGGVDSSGSFSESSTSGSGGMSASGSGEFSGILFVDHRAVDLTGEPSGEQEVSGYRPSGSGFHSGFPSGYPSGFPSGVSGSASGDFSLHSGDDVNFLTYNEMLAVTLPPSVRVPEQGRGVVEVSGEGSGSGVHHEFSGALEQSLLFSGSGAHDEKPTAESLSVTLPPGSLMTHTEVIANLGQPGLGEESQESLAGPTLYVVTPDAAYTSPTTAPSVSFVTPAVVEQPEVVDAVQRCAEGWLEFMGSCYLDFAGRATWSEAEQLCQEVNAHLVSIGSQEEQQFINSNGRDFQWIGLNDKDVQNEFQWTDGSPLTFEIWRPNQPDNYSEGDCVVMVGHEGGQWSDMPCDKHLSFTCKTGPVTCGAPPDVEHGRPMGSGREHYPVDSIVRYQCDAGYTQRHLPVVRCMPGGMWEEPQVECTEAGTSSNRLHKRSLWRRSKGVGSQQRQRKLH from the exons ATGACGCCCCtacttctgctgtgtgtgtccttgccCCTCATCTCGGCAACAGTATTGTTTGAGCCTGAAAACCAAGACG AATTGGATGGCACATTGCGTGTCAGCATCCCCGTGGAGATGCCTCTCCGTCCTCTGCTGGGCAGCAAGGTGGTGGTGCCCTGTTATTtccaggaaaacactgtcaatgACCCCGGAGCCCCGACCGTCGCCCCACTCTCCCACCGCATCAAATGGACCTATGTAACCAAGGAGAGAGTCACCACCATCCTGGTGGCGTCTAGGGGGAAAATTAAAGTGGAAGCGGAGTATTTGGACAGAGTGACGATGATCAACTACCCGCTTGTGTCCACTGACGCCACCCTGGAGATAACAGAGCTGAGGTCCAAAGATTCTGGCATCTACCGCTGTGAGGTGATGCACGGCATTGAGGACAGCTATGACTCTGTGCACATCGAAGTTCAGG GCATCGTGTTCCACTACCGAGCCATCTCGACCCGCTACACCCTGACGTTTGAGAAGGCGAAGGCAGCCTGCATCCAGAACAGTGCGACCATTGCCACCCCGGCCCAGTTGCAAGCCGCCTACGACGACGGATATCACCAGTGCGATGCTGGATGGCTTTCTGATCAGACTGTCAG GTACCCCATTCACGAGCCACGGGAGCGTTGCTTCGGAGACAAGGAGGACTTCCCCGGCGTGAGAACTTACGGTGTGAGGGATGTCAACGAGACCTACGATGTGTACTGTTTTGCTGAGAAGCTGTCAG GCAGGGTCTTCTACTCCATGTCAGTAGAGAAGTTTAGCTTCTATGAAGCAGTAGATCAGTGTGCCAAACTCGGTGCCCGTCTCGCTACCACCGGGGAGCTTTACCTGGCCTGGAAGGCCGGCATGGACGTGTGTAACGCTGGCTGGCTGGCGGACAGGAGCGTACGCTACCCCATCAACATTGCCAGGCCTCAGTGTGGAGGGGGGCTCCTGGGAGTGAGAACCGTCTACCTGTTCCCCAACCAGACGGGATACCCCAACCCTGACTCTCGCTACGAGGCTGTCTGCTTCGGAG ATGGCGAGGTCACCGTGGATGAGAGCACCACGCCTTTCCCAGACATCATCCGCATGACACCTGAACCGCGGAAGTACCCGGGCGTCACCCTGTCACCTGGGAGAGAGGAATTCAAGCATGGAGAAATTGACACCTTCACCCCAGTGCCCATCCCTCCCAGTGTGACAGACCAAGATGCTGCCATGGCTCCCACAG GTGTGGTGTTCCACTATCGATCCATCACCGGTCGGTACACTCTGACGTTCATGGAGGCTCAGCAGGCCTGCCAGAGCATCGGAGCGGTCATCGCCAgctccctgcagctgcaggcgGCCTTCGAGAAAGGCCTTCACCAATGTGATGCTGGCTGGCTGGGCGACCAGACCGTGAG GTATCCCATCGTGTCACCTAGAGATAACTGTGCAGGTAATCTGCCCCACCTCCCAGGAGTCCGATCCTACGGAGTGAGACCAGCCAGCGAACGTTACGATGTGTTTTGTTATGTGGAACGTCTGCGAG GTGAGGTCTTTTTCACCAGTGACTATGACAGCTTCTCCTACGAGGAAGCTGTGCAGCACTGTCAGAAACTCAACACCACCCTGGCCACCACCGGGCAGCTCTTCGCGGCCTGGAACCAGGGGCTTGACAAGTGCCGTCCGGGCTGGTTGATGGACCGCAGCGTCCGCTACCCAATCACAACCCCCAGGTCCCACTGTGGAGGCGGTCAGGTTGGGGTCCACATCATTTACACCTACCCCAACCAGACAGGGTTTCCTGATGAGCACTCACGCTACGACGCCTACTGTTTCAAAG ctgaaGTTCCAGTTGTTCAATTTGCGAATGAAACTGGTGTGAATCTGACAATCGTGACAGTGGATTTCATTAACAAGACAAAAGTCACAGTTGATTACTTTGCTCCAACGG tgGAAACTACTGGACATGACagtgaaaatgtaaatattactaATATTGACAACGGGACAATCATCAAACCTCAGGAAGCTGTGCAAATTG TGGCATACCGTTTACCTCCGGTCCCTGTTGAAGTGTCCTGCTCCGGTTCAGCTGATGACTCAGCCAGCGGGGAGGGCTCTGGTGAGTCCAGCACTTCTGGTACCAGTGGTGACGCCTCCGGGTCGGGACAAACCATCGTCTTCAGCGGAAGCACTGATGTCTTCTCCGGGGATCAGTCTGCCTCTGGAGGCCCACAAGAGGCGGAAGGAGGAAGCGCTTTCCTCATCACATCTGGAGAACTGGGTAGTGCATCCGGATCCGGGGAGGGGGTCGACACCCAACACTCCGGCTTCAGTGTATCCGGATCAGGTTTTATCAGCGGAAGTGGGGACATCAGTGGCAGTGGCGGAGACTCTGTGATCATCATGGTGCATAGGAAGATGAACAAGGTGTCGAAAACTCACCAAAAGCTCACTAAGCAGGAGTTAGGCCAGGGAGGCGTTGATAGCAGCGGGTCTTTCTCGGAATCAAGTACCTCGGGATCTGGAGGTATGTCCGCATCGGGCTCTGGCGAATTTTCTGGCATCTTATTTGTCGACCACAGGGCCGTTGACCTGACAGGAGAGCCGTCTGGGGAACAGGAGGTGTCTGGATATCGGCCTTCTGGATCCGGGTTCCACAGCGGCTTTCCAAGTGGTTATCCATCTGGTTTTCCATCCGGGGTCTCGGGCTCTGCCTCTGGAGACTTTAGTCTGCACAGTGGTGACGATGTCAACTTCCTAACATACAATGAGATGTTGGCGGTGACCCTACCGCCATCGGTGCGCGTCCCCGAGCAGGGCCGTGGAGTGGTGGAGGTCAGCGGTGAAGGAAGCGGTTCGGGGGTCCACCATGAGTTCAGTGGCGCTTTGGAACAAAGCTTGCTTTTCTCGGGAAGCGGAGCCCACGATGAAAAACCAACCGCCGAGAGTCTTTCTGTCACCTTACCGCCTGGATCACTGATGACTCACACCGAGGTCATTGCCAATCTCGGCCAACCAGGCCTCGGGGAGGAGAGTCAGGAAAGCCTTGCAGGACCTACTCTGTATGTAGTGACTCCAGACGCAGCTTACACCAGCCCAACCACAGCACCGTCAGTTTCATTTGTGACCCCCGCTGTAGTGGAGCAGCCTGAAGTGGTGGATG ctgtgcagcgcTGTGCTGAGGGCTGGTTGGAGTTCATGGGCAGCTGTTACCTCGACTTCGCCGGGCGAGCTACCTGGTCTGAGGCTGAACAACTCTGTCAGGAGGTCAATGCCCATCTGGTTAGCATCGGCTCCCAGGAGGAGCAACAGTTCATCAACT CTAATGGCCGAGACTTCCAATGGATTGGACTCAATGACAAAGACGTGCAGAACGAGTTCCAATGGACAGACGGCAGCCCTCTG ACATTTGAGATCTGGAGGCCCAACCAGCCAGATAACTACTCCGAGGGGGACTGCGTGGTGATGGTCGGGCACGAGGGCGGACAGTGGAGCGATATGCCCTGCGACAAACACCTTTCCTTCACCTGCAAGACCGGACCAG tcaccTGTGGGGCTCCCCCTGACGTGGAACACGGCCGGCCGATGGGCAGCGGCCGAGAGCACTACCCGGTCGACTCCATAGTCCGCTACCAGTGTGACGCAGGCTACACGCAGCGCCACCTGCCAGTCGTACGCTGCATGCCAGGTGGAATGTGGGAGGAGCCACAAGTGGAATGTACAGAAG CCGGAACCAGCAGCAACAGGCTACACAAAAGATCCCTATGGAGAAGAAGTAAAGGGGTCGGCAGCCAACAGCGACAGAGGAAGCTGCACTGA
- the hapln3 gene encoding hyaluronan and proteoglycan link protein 3, with amino-acid sequence MLALLRPLLAACLCLLAPGARGRSPARGDGFHYQDISDGNGKGEIYFNGVRLHVETPRLSVSATRGSSVTLPCHFRYEPELSAPRRTRVKWSWLPANAVAAPVAPEAFARETEVMVAVGDRHRSYGSFRGRVRLRRSSPGDMSLVITELRLNDTGRYRCEVIDGLEDESVTVELELRGVVFPYYSPRGRYRFNFFEAQQACQDQEATLATFEQLFSAWEDGLDWCNAGWLADGTVQYPITAPRASCGGLDLAPGLRSYGQRHRHFYRYDAFCFSASLKGTVYYLKQQTKLNFTDASKACVGDGGRIATVGHLYAAWRLAGLDRCDAGWLADGSVRYPITKARANCGPPEPGVRSFGFPPPNMNFGVYCYR; translated from the exons ATGCTCGCTCTcctgcgccccctgctggccgccTGCCTGTGCCTGCTGGCCCCCGGCGCGCGGGGCCGCAGCCCCGCCCGCGGCGACGGCTTCCACTACCAGGACATCAGCGACGGAAACGGAAAAGGAGAGA TCTATTTCAACGGGGTTCGCCTCCACGTGGAAACGCCGCGGCTTTCGGTGTCGGCCACCAGGGGCAGCAGCGTCACCCTCCCCTGCCACTTCCGCTACGAGCCCGAGCTGAGCGCGCCGCGCAGGACCAGGGTCAAGTGGTCCTGGCTGCCCGCCAACGCCGTTGCCGCCCCCGTTGCCCCCGAGGCCTTCGCCCGGGAAACCGAGGTCATGGTCGCCGTGGGCGACCGCCACCGCAGCTACGGCAGCTTCCGGGGCCGCGTGCGCCTGCGACGCTCTTCACCGGGGGACATGTCCCTCGTGATCACCGAGCTGCGGCTCAACGACACGGGGAGGTACCGGTGCGAGGTGATCGATGGGCTGGAGGACGAGAGCGTGACGGTGGAGCTGGAGCTGAGGG GTGTGGTGTTCCCCTATTACTCCCCAAGAGGACGCTACCGATTCAACTTCTTCGAGGCCCAACAAGCGTGCCAGGACCAGGAGGCCACGCTGGCCACGTTCGAGCAGCTCTTCTCCGCCTGGGAGGACGGTTTGGATTGGTGCAACGCCGGCTGGTTGGCCGACGGTACGGTGCAGTATCCCATCACGGCGCCGCGCGCCAGCTGCGGGGGCTTGGACTTGGCGCCCGGTCTCCGCAGCTACGGGCAACGGCATCGCCATTTCTACCGTTATGACGCTTTCTGCTTCTCCGCCTCGCTCAAGG GCACCGTGTACTACTTAAAGCAACAGACCAAGCTCAACTTCACAGATGCCTCCAAGGCCTGTGTCGGCGACGGAGGTCGAATCGCCACGGTGGGGCATCTGTACGCCGCCTGGAGGCTCGCAGGATTGGACCGCTGCGACGCCGGCTGGCTGGCCGATGGGAGCGTCCGTTATCCCATCACGAAGGCCCGGGCTAACTGCGGCCCGCCGGAACCAGGGGTGCGTAGTTTTGGGTTTCCCCCACCCAACATGAACTTCGGAGTCTACTGTTATCGTTAG